The Metabacillus litoralis genome contains a region encoding:
- a CDS encoding HAD family hydrolase, producing the protein MNTYIFDVDDTLYDQAQSFHKTVRKLLQVALSDEEIDQLYKASRKYSEILFDKSETGEISQFEWQTGRIIAACKDFNIPIDTEKAAIFHETYVAEQNNITLFPEVEELLNLLYRDGKQLGILTNGEEKHQAMKIDQLGLNRWIPAEQTFISGSIGHAKPKREVFEFIEQKMGLDQSKTVYIGDNFEKDIIGAKQAGWQAIWMNHRKKGLPAGAAYTPDYEVHSAKELLHLFSENS; encoded by the coding sequence ATGAATACATATATTTTTGACGTCGATGATACACTTTACGACCAAGCACAATCTTTTCATAAAACGGTAAGGAAGCTGCTTCAAGTAGCTTTATCAGATGAGGAAATCGATCAATTATATAAAGCTAGTCGAAAATATAGTGAGATCTTATTCGATAAAAGTGAAACCGGTGAAATTTCTCAATTTGAATGGCAAACCGGTCGAATAATTGCTGCCTGTAAGGACTTTAACATTCCGATTGATACGGAAAAGGCGGCTATTTTTCATGAAACATATGTTGCTGAACAAAATAATATTACACTGTTTCCGGAAGTTGAAGAGCTACTGAATCTTCTTTACAGAGATGGGAAACAGCTTGGGATTCTTACGAACGGTGAAGAAAAACATCAAGCCATGAAAATTGACCAGCTCGGTCTTAATCGCTGGATACCTGCAGAACAGACGTTTATTTCTGGAAGTATTGGGCATGCGAAACCGAAACGGGAAGTGTTTGAGTTTATTGAACAGAAGATGGGTCTTGATCAAAGCAAAACGGTATATATCGGGGACAATTTTGAAAAGGATATTATTGGAGCAAAGCAAGCAGGCTGGCAGGCGATCTGGATGAATCATCGAAAGAAGGGGTTACCAGCAGGCGCTGCCTATACACCTGATTATGAGGTACATAGTGCTAAAGAGCTGTTACATTTGTTTAGTGAAAATTCGTGA
- a CDS encoding (deoxy)nucleoside triphosphate pyrophosphohydrolase: MKKTVKVVAAIIENEKKEILCALRSPEMAMPNMWEFPGGKVEKDEDIYSALVREIKEELNCKIETVDLFHDNIHEYETFIINLIAIKCRIIDGTPTPSEHSTLLWLKRENLKSLKWAPADVPAVEKLMSEI, encoded by the coding sequence ATGAAAAAAACGGTTAAAGTTGTTGCTGCAATCATTGAAAATGAGAAAAAGGAAATTCTTTGTGCTTTAAGATCACCGGAAATGGCTATGCCAAATATGTGGGAGTTTCCAGGTGGAAAAGTTGAAAAAGACGAAGACATTTATTCTGCTTTAGTGAGAGAGATTAAAGAGGAGCTAAACTGTAAGATTGAAACAGTAGATTTGTTTCATGACAATATACATGAATATGAAACCTTTATTATCAATTTAATTGCGATTAAATGTAGAATTATTGATGGAACACCAACACCTAGTGAGCATTCAACTCTTCTATGGTTGAAAAGAGAAAATCTTAAGTCTTTGAAATGGGCACCAGCTGATGTTCCCGCAGTTGAGAAACTGATGAGTGAAATCTAA
- a CDS encoding DUF3784 domain-containing protein, whose amino-acid sequence MGVASLIISIPFFIFAITLSKGKGASLLAGYNTMPDSEKAQYDEVAMCKFMGKIMYGISFSLLLFALSELLANQVIFIIGLILFLSLIMFALVYSNTGNRFKKKG is encoded by the coding sequence TTGGGAGTAGCCAGCCTTATTATTTCAATACCGTTCTTCATTTTTGCTATTACCCTTTCAAAAGGAAAAGGGGCATCCTTACTTGCAGGCTATAATACAATGCCTGATAGTGAAAAGGCTCAATACGATGAAGTAGCAATGTGTAAATTTATGGGGAAAATTATGTATGGAATTAGCTTTAGCCTATTATTATTTGCACTTAGTGAGCTCTTAGCAAACCAAGTTATATTTATTATTGGCCTTATTTTATTTTTATCGCTTATTATGTTTGCATTGGTTTATTCGAATACCGGAAATAGATTTAAAAAGAAAGGTTAA
- a CDS encoding ABC transporter permease, translating into MNIINKLTIRHLKENKRRTLVTIIGVIISVAMISAVATLSVSFLDLTIRENISQNGEWHVKYKDVNAKQLEAIEKDNETDKVMLSRDLGYAHFPDSKNESKPYLFIKEYNATAFKQFPIELSEGRLPKAENEVVISEEIDKNASVQYKIGDKLTLDIGNRVTHNQEEGLDQSYSLTIDENGVAEELKIKSTETFTIVGKIKRPKWENSLAPGYTIISYVDKDVVSNADKADAIVVLKKVKGSLFKHAEKLAEQQGIESISYNTELLRFYGVTKNEGLFITLFSLAGIIMAVIIVGSVALIYNAFAISVSERSRHLGMLASVGATKKQKRNSVFFEGAIIGAISIPLGFLSGIGGMAVTFAFINSYLHDALNTSVKLKVIVTPASILVACVVSILTIFISTYLPAKRASKVSAIDALRQTQDVKLTRKAVKTSKFVRKLFGIEAEIGLKNLKRNKRRYQATVFSLVISIVLFLAVSFFTDNIKKSLELSQHDISYDIQVYGSGVNSEDLAPLANLDYVTDSILLNDVSVNAMIPVEMASKEIQQLAKEDDSVVKEGKYPYYATLHGLDQESFKEFANSIEVDVEKLDNPNDPSAIIIEKIKYEDAESGKFIEEKTIHGEIGQMVDLHTFDYEGNGDQQFLNRIKIGALTDQVPMGVQTASLGGLDIIVTQETLDNLIRSNKQLQSEMNPYLYLNSSDPLGTQKALDEAISSNMYVYNVYERRQEQEQMVLMLSVFTYGFITLISLISIANIFNTISTSITLRKREFAMLRSVGMTPKGFNKMINYESIFYGIKSLTYGLPISGIVMYLMYLGLRQTFEYGFAVPWMSVAFVIVIIFVIVGLAMLYSIQKIKKENIIDGLKQESI; encoded by the coding sequence ATGAACATTATCAACAAATTAACAATACGACATCTCAAGGAAAACAAGCGAAGAACACTTGTTACCATTATTGGTGTGATCATTTCAGTTGCCATGATTTCAGCCGTTGCAACCCTAAGTGTTTCTTTTTTAGATTTGACCATTAGGGAAAATATCTCACAAAATGGTGAATGGCATGTTAAATATAAAGATGTGAATGCAAAACAACTTGAAGCCATTGAAAAGGATAATGAAACTGATAAGGTCATGTTATCTAGAGATCTTGGATATGCACACTTTCCAGATTCTAAAAATGAAAGTAAGCCTTATTTGTTTATAAAGGAATATAACGCAACTGCATTCAAGCAGTTTCCGATTGAGTTATCGGAAGGACGTTTACCAAAAGCTGAAAACGAAGTAGTGATATCAGAGGAAATTGATAAGAATGCGAGTGTACAATATAAGATTGGAGACAAGCTAACTCTTGATATCGGAAATCGTGTTACTCACAATCAAGAAGAGGGTCTTGACCAGTCTTATAGCTTGACGATAGATGAAAATGGAGTAGCTGAAGAACTCAAGATAAAATCAACAGAAACGTTTACCATCGTTGGTAAGATTAAACGTCCCAAATGGGAAAATTCATTAGCACCTGGCTACACCATCATAAGCTATGTTGATAAAGATGTAGTGAGCAATGCTGATAAAGCTGATGCAATTGTTGTGCTAAAGAAGGTCAAAGGCTCACTTTTTAAACATGCAGAAAAACTTGCCGAGCAACAAGGTATTGAATCTATTAGTTATAATACGGAATTGCTTCGCTTTTATGGTGTAACGAAAAATGAAGGATTATTTATTACATTATTCTCGCTTGCAGGAATAATCATGGCCGTTATTATAGTTGGTTCAGTCGCACTCATTTATAATGCGTTTGCCATTAGTGTTTCAGAACGTTCAAGACATTTAGGTATGCTTGCGAGTGTTGGGGCAACTAAAAAACAAAAGCGAAACTCTGTATTTTTTGAAGGAGCAATCATTGGGGCCATTAGTATTCCACTTGGCTTTCTTTCAGGTATTGGCGGGATGGCCGTCACATTTGCTTTTATTAACTCATATCTACACGACGCGCTTAATACGTCTGTAAAACTAAAGGTAATTGTTACACCGGCTTCGATACTAGTTGCTTGTGTTGTTTCTATCTTAACGATTTTTATCTCAACCTATCTTCCAGCAAAAAGAGCATCAAAAGTGTCAGCAATCGATGCACTTCGTCAAACACAGGATGTAAAATTAACACGAAAAGCTGTCAAAACATCAAAGTTTGTTCGCAAATTGTTTGGGATAGAAGCTGAAATTGGCCTAAAAAACCTAAAACGAAATAAACGAAGATATCAAGCAACTGTGTTTTCTTTAGTGATTAGTATTGTCCTGTTTTTAGCTGTGTCATTTTTTACGGACAATATTAAAAAGTCACTTGAACTGTCTCAACATGATATTAGCTATGATATTCAGGTATATGGATCTGGGGTTAATTCGGAGGACCTAGCACCACTGGCAAACCTTGACTATGTTACTGATTCGATTTTGCTAAATGATGTGAGTGTAAATGCTATGATTCCTGTAGAAATGGCTTCAAAAGAAATACAGCAGCTAGCAAAAGAAGATGATTCTGTTGTAAAGGAAGGAAAATACCCTTATTACGCAACGTTACATGGATTAGATCAAGAAAGTTTTAAAGAATTCGCCAACAGTATCGAGGTAGATGTTGAAAAACTTGATAATCCCAACGATCCTAGTGCCATTATTATTGAAAAGATAAAATACGAAGATGCTGAATCTGGAAAATTTATTGAAGAAAAGACCATTCATGGTGAAATTGGACAAATGGTAGATTTGCATACCTTTGATTATGAAGGAAATGGAGATCAGCAATTTTTGAATCGTATTAAGATCGGTGCGTTAACGGATCAAGTTCCAATGGGTGTTCAAACGGCTAGTTTAGGTGGACTTGATATCATTGTCACACAAGAAACGCTAGACAATCTTATTCGTTCTAATAAGCAACTACAGAGCGAAATGAATCCATACTTGTATCTGAATTCATCTGATCCACTTGGCACTCAGAAAGCATTGGATGAAGCTATTTCATCTAATATGTATGTTTATAACGTTTATGAAAGAAGGCAAGAACAAGAGCAAATGGTCCTTATGCTGTCAGTATTCACATACGGATTTATCACATTGATTTCATTAATATCGATTGCAAATATTTTTAATACGATCTCAACAAGCATCACACTTCGCAAACGAGAATTTGCCATGCTACGTTCAGTCGGTATGACACCAAAAGGCTTTAATAAAATGATTAACTACGAAAGTATTTTCTATGGAATAAAGTCATTAACATACGGACTCCCAATCAGCGGCATTGTCATGTATTTGATGTACCTAGGACTACGCCAAACCTTCGAATACGGCTTTGCAGTCCCTTGGATGAGCGTAGCCTTTGTCATCGTCATCATATTCGTCATCGTTGGATTAGCCATGCTCTACAGCATCCAAAAAATCAAAAAAGAAAATATTATTGATGGATTGAAGCAGGAGAGTATTTAG
- a CDS encoding response regulator transcription factor: MKILLVEDDKSIAMGLDYSLKQEGYETIVCYDTEQAKNVIEKQLNEVDLFLFDLSLPDGSGYELCELVKKRGDKPVIFLTALDDEVNVVMGLDMGADDYITKPFRIRELFSRIRSVLRRYNKQSTTQAKNIFEIETIRINTLEGKVYKNGEEVLLTALEYRLLLIFANHIGQVLTRAQLLDRIWDVAGDFVNDNTLTVYIKRLREKLEDEPQNPTIIKTIRGMGYKVGD, encoded by the coding sequence ATGAAAATATTACTTGTCGAGGATGATAAATCAATTGCAATGGGCTTGGATTACTCATTAAAACAAGAAGGATATGAAACGATTGTTTGCTATGATACTGAGCAGGCGAAAAATGTAATTGAAAAGCAATTAAATGAAGTAGATTTGTTTTTGTTTGATTTGTCCTTACCAGATGGAAGTGGTTACGAGCTATGTGAGTTAGTCAAGAAACGGGGAGATAAGCCTGTAATCTTTTTGACTGCTTTGGATGATGAAGTGAATGTGGTGATGGGACTTGATATGGGGGCGGATGATTATATAACAAAGCCGTTCCGTATTCGTGAGTTATTCTCTCGAATTCGATCCGTGCTTCGCCGTTACAATAAGCAATCAACAACGCAAGCAAAAAATATATTTGAAATCGAAACTATTCGGATCAATACACTAGAAGGAAAGGTGTACAAAAACGGGGAGGAAGTGCTCCTTACTGCGTTGGAATACCGCCTTCTTTTGATCTTTGCAAATCATATTGGACAGGTTCTTACCAGAGCACAGCTGCTTGATCGAATTTGGGATGTTGCAGGTGACTTTGTGAATGATAATACATTGACGGTTTACATAAAAAGATTACGTGAAAAGCTAGAGGACGAGCCGCAAAACCCAACCATTATCAAGACAATACGTGGCATGGGCTATAAGGTTGGTGACTAG
- a CDS encoding sensor histidine kinase has protein sequence MLRNKEIQFFLLALVAIMLLATIATFFLLSGLAATMVFLTSVLLIGCSLFFTKWRYREIEKLSGYLRKISSGDYSLDVRDNYEGELSILKSDIYKVTLMLSEHHSLLQQDKVKLTNAISDISHQLKTPLTSMMVMADLLGDTKLEEAKREEFTNNIRVQLERIEWLVSSLLKLSKIDAGTVPFKRDPILLSDLLEQAIQPVLVPMDIKQQTLNVTGEKEVSFIGDFNWTTEAIINILKNCVEHTQEGGEISISFTENALFTELIISDNGKGIPKEDLPYIFKRFYRGKNAGEDSVGIGLAMAHSIIKSQHGDIEVKSEIGKGTTFIIKFYKQVI, from the coding sequence ATGTTACGAAACAAAGAAATTCAATTTTTTCTCCTTGCTTTAGTAGCAATAATGTTACTGGCAACCATCGCTACTTTTTTCCTGCTTTCAGGACTAGCAGCAACGATGGTTTTTCTAACCTCTGTCCTACTAATTGGTTGTAGTTTATTTTTTACAAAATGGAGATACAGGGAAATTGAAAAGCTATCGGGCTATTTACGTAAAATTTCAAGCGGTGACTATAGTCTGGATGTTCGTGATAATTATGAAGGTGAACTTAGTATTTTAAAGAGTGATATATATAAAGTAACGTTGATGCTGTCTGAGCACCACTCGTTGCTACAACAAGATAAAGTGAAGCTAACGAATGCCATTTCAGATATTTCTCACCAGCTAAAAACGCCATTAACTTCGATGATGGTCATGGCAGATCTTTTAGGTGACACCAAGCTTGAGGAAGCAAAGCGAGAAGAGTTCACAAATAACATTCGTGTGCAGCTTGAACGAATTGAGTGGCTTGTATCCTCTTTATTAAAGCTATCAAAAATTGACGCTGGAACAGTTCCTTTTAAAAGAGATCCTATTTTACTTTCTGACTTACTAGAACAAGCGATTCAGCCTGTTTTAGTACCTATGGATATTAAGCAGCAAACTCTTAACGTAACTGGTGAAAAAGAAGTATCATTTATTGGTGATTTTAACTGGACAACAGAGGCAATCATCAATATTTTAAAAAACTGTGTGGAGCATACACAGGAGGGTGGAGAAATTTCCATATCGTTTACAGAAAATGCACTATTTACGGAATTGATTATCTCTGATAATGGCAAGGGTATTCCAAAAGAAGATTTACCTTATATTTTCAAACGTTTTTACAGAGGGAAAAATGCAGGAGAAGATAGTGTCGGCATAGGACTAGCAATGGCGCACAGTATTATCAAAAGTCAACATGGTGATATTGAAGTGAAAAGCGAAATCGGAAAAGGAACAACATTCATCATTAAGTTTTATAAACAAGTCATTTAG
- a CDS encoding macro domain-containing protein has product MPLEIVRNDLTKMKVDAIVNAANTDLKMGGGVCGAIFQAAGIHELKHACNKIGGCPVGEAVITDGFQLPAKYIIHTPGPIWKGGTNQEATLLKSSYEHSLELAKNYQCESVAFPLISTGIYGYPKEEALQIAVSTISSYLLHHDMLVYLVVFDKASFGLSQKLFKSINEYIDEHYVEEIESTFSRRYNMEQLHESDAIPQELYEKQSEPIIENSLLNLIEELDESFSERLLRLIDERGMTDAETYKKANIDRRLFSKIRNAADYVPKKKTAIAFAIALQLNEVETNDLLSAAGYTLSRSSKFDVIVEFFIQQNNYDIHEINEALFAFDQPLLGA; this is encoded by the coding sequence ATGCCATTAGAAATTGTACGCAACGATTTAACTAAGATGAAGGTAGATGCGATTGTAAATGCTGCAAACACGGATTTGAAAATGGGTGGAGGTGTTTGTGGAGCGATTTTTCAAGCTGCTGGTATTCATGAGTTGAAGCATGCTTGTAATAAAATAGGAGGGTGTCCTGTTGGAGAAGCAGTCATCACTGATGGATTTCAGTTGCCGGCAAAATACATTATTCATACCCCGGGACCTATTTGGAAAGGTGGCACCAATCAAGAAGCAACTCTGTTGAAAAGCTCGTATGAACACTCTCTAGAGCTAGCGAAAAACTATCAATGTGAGTCAGTCGCTTTTCCACTCATTTCAACTGGCATATACGGGTATCCAAAGGAAGAGGCCTTACAAATTGCCGTTTCAACCATTAGTAGCTATTTATTGCATCATGACATGCTTGTGTATCTAGTAGTCTTTGATAAAGCTTCATTCGGATTAAGTCAAAAGCTGTTTAAATCGATTAATGAATATATTGATGAGCATTATGTTGAGGAAATAGAGAGCACATTTAGCCGCCGATATAATATGGAGCAACTGCATGAGTCTGATGCTATACCACAAGAGCTTTATGAAAAACAAAGCGAGCCCATTATCGAAAATAGCTTACTAAATTTGATAGAAGAACTCGATGAGTCATTTTCAGAACGTCTGCTGCGTCTGATTGATGAAAGAGGAATGACAGATGCTGAAACTTATAAAAAAGCAAATATAGATCGTCGCTTGTTTTCAAAAATAAGGAATGCAGCGGATTATGTACCTAAAAAGAAAACAGCCATTGCCTTTGCTATAGCATTACAGCTTAATGAAGTCGAAACAAACGATCTGCTGTCAGCAGCCGGCTATACGTTGTCACGCAGTAGTAAATTTGATGTAATTGTTGAATTCTTTATCCAGCAAAACAACTATGATATTCACGAAATTAATGAAGCTCTATTCGCTTTTGATCAGCCTTTATTAGGTGCTTAA
- a CDS encoding putative holin-like toxin has product MRMLTVFQTLMLMMAFAGLVLSIISFRDKK; this is encoded by the coding sequence ATGCGTATGTTGACAGTATTTCAAACGTTAATGCTTATGATGGCATTTGCAGGTTTGGTGTTGTCCATCATATCTTTTAGAGACAAAAAATAA
- a CDS encoding MazG nucleotide pyrophosphohydrolase domain-containing protein yields MKKLQEFSKQYQEEMNWQIKTDDYERTKSSLLNNYMLLTTEVAEIAEELRKAFNLTNTMINDGMPEEQAFGIAKASIKKELGKEFADCLAYITKFANYFEIDLEESFYLKMEEVQNRKNKDIAIVKK; encoded by the coding sequence ATGAAAAAACTACAAGAGTTTTCAAAACAATACCAAGAGGAAATGAATTGGCAAATTAAAACAGATGATTACGAAAGAACAAAGTCATCACTATTAAATAATTACATGCTACTAACGACAGAAGTTGCAGAAATAGCGGAGGAATTACGCAAAGCCTTCAATTTGACAAATACAATGATCAATGATGGAATGCCAGAGGAACAAGCGTTCGGGATAGCGAAAGCCAGTATAAAAAAGGAACTAGGGAAAGAATTTGCTGATTGTCTTGCGTACATCACGAAGTTTGCAAATTACTTCGAAATTGATTTAGAGGAAAGCTTTTATCTGAAGATGGAAGAAGTTCAAAACAGAAAAAATAAAGACATTGCTATTGTGAAAAAATAA
- a CDS encoding molybdopterin oxidoreductase family protein — translation MAWKNSREDLNVYTQGEIDRWVYSTCNICSNGCGCFVAVKDDQIVGIKGNKQYPTNQGRLGPKGENQWWANNSTDRLTSPLIRNKQGVLVKASWDDALALLVEKTTELVRQVGPKSLGFYHTGQAYLEEYYTIAKVMKAGLGMHNIDANTRLCTATAEWSLIQSFGSDGPPACMEDIDRTEVIVIIGLNMSETNTVMWERVLEAKRNNGTKLIVIDPRQTLTQRFADLSLYPKSGTNVALLNGIIHLLITHGWIDSSFIEKHTIGFDSLRNTVVAYRPEVVESITGVSKEELYECARLIGTSQSTLTLLLQGVYQSMDATPAATLVNSMHLIMGKIGKPGSGPFQQDGQPSAMSNREVGGAAFYPGYRNSSNPNHIREMEELWNLPYGTLPVGPVTHIMNMLELIENGTIQMMWVMATNPVVTLPNRDRVIKLLKKVFLVVQDPFLSETAELADLVLPTALWGEKEGTMTNLERRVNVLRKAVPAPSGLPSDFELLLEFSRRMNLRDRHGKPLITYQTPEEAFNEWKLISKGRPCDMSGMTYEKMEELGGIQWPCNEHYPLGKKRLYTDGHFHTNVDDAHSYGKLLETGRARTRKEFKDLEANGRAILYGFHWTPAPEHPNEEYPFSLNNGRLVYHWHTRTKTGRAPILQMAAPEAYAEIHPIDAKTLSLETGDYVRITTKRGSISVLARIVDSVMPGSVFIPFHYGALTEEEAANILTVDIWDQVSKQPRFKAGACKVEKLLEKK, via the coding sequence ATGGCATGGAAAAACAGCAGAGAGGATCTGAACGTTTATACACAAGGTGAAATTGATCGATGGGTGTATTCGACCTGTAATATATGCTCCAACGGCTGTGGTTGCTTTGTGGCAGTAAAAGACGACCAAATCGTAGGCATAAAAGGAAATAAGCAATATCCCACTAACCAAGGAAGACTAGGACCTAAGGGAGAAAATCAATGGTGGGCCAATAACAGTACAGATCGATTAACGAGCCCACTTATTCGTAATAAGCAAGGGGTGTTAGTAAAAGCCTCATGGGATGACGCTTTAGCTCTATTAGTTGAAAAAACGACGGAGCTCGTCCGTCAAGTTGGCCCCAAAAGCCTCGGCTTTTATCATACCGGACAGGCATATTTAGAAGAATATTATACGATTGCCAAAGTAATGAAGGCAGGCTTAGGTATGCATAACATCGATGCTAATACCCGTCTTTGTACGGCTACCGCCGAGTGGTCGCTTATTCAATCGTTTGGTTCAGACGGACCTCCAGCCTGCATGGAGGACATTGATCGTACAGAAGTGATTGTCATTATTGGTCTTAATATGAGCGAAACGAATACAGTTATGTGGGAAAGAGTTCTCGAAGCTAAAAGAAATAATGGTACGAAGCTAATTGTCATTGATCCGCGTCAGACTCTTACGCAGCGTTTTGCTGATTTATCTCTCTATCCTAAAAGTGGAACGAATGTTGCTTTACTAAATGGTATCATTCACTTACTCATTACTCATGGTTGGATTGATAGTAGCTTTATTGAAAAACACACAATTGGTTTTGATAGCTTAAGAAATACAGTCGTAGCATACCGACCGGAAGTAGTAGAGAGCATTACGGGTGTATCAAAAGAAGAGCTATACGAGTGTGCAAGATTAATAGGTACATCGCAGTCGACCTTGACACTTCTGTTACAAGGAGTTTATCAAAGCATGGATGCTACTCCGGCAGCCACTTTAGTCAATTCGATGCACTTGATTATGGGGAAAATAGGTAAACCTGGTTCCGGTCCGTTTCAGCAGGACGGACAGCCAAGTGCCATGTCTAACCGAGAAGTAGGTGGTGCCGCGTTTTATCCAGGCTACCGTAACTCTTCCAACCCTAATCATATACGAGAAATGGAGGAGTTGTGGAATCTTCCGTACGGTACACTTCCTGTTGGTCCTGTCACTCATATCATGAACATGCTAGAACTCATAGAAAACGGAACGATCCAAATGATGTGGGTTATGGCAACAAATCCAGTCGTGACCCTGCCGAATCGTGACCGGGTCATCAAGCTGTTAAAAAAAGTATTTCTCGTTGTCCAAGATCCGTTCTTAAGTGAAACAGCAGAACTAGCCGATCTCGTACTGCCAACAGCTCTTTGGGGTGAAAAGGAAGGGACGATGACGAATTTAGAGCGAAGGGTAAATGTACTCAGAAAGGCGGTTCCAGCTCCGAGCGGACTGCCATCAGATTTTGAATTGCTGCTAGAGTTTTCCAGACGTATGAATCTTAGAGACCGACACGGGAAACCTCTAATAACTTATCAAACTCCTGAAGAAGCATTCAATGAATGGAAGCTTATCTCAAAGGGGCGTCCCTGTGATATGTCTGGCATGACTTATGAGAAAATGGAGGAGCTTGGCGGTATCCAATGGCCGTGTAATGAGCACTACCCACTAGGAAAAAAGCGTTTGTATACGGATGGTCATTTTCATACAAATGTGGATGATGCTCACTCTTATGGAAAATTACTAGAAACAGGAAGAGCAAGAACGAGAAAAGAGTTTAAAGATCTAGAGGCTAATGGGCGAGCTATCCTTTACGGATTTCATTGGACTCCAGCACCAGAGCATCCTAATGAAGAATATCCATTTTCCTTAAACAACGGTCGATTGGTGTATCACTGGCATACACGAACGAAAACAGGGAGAGCACCAATTTTACAAATGGCAGCCCCAGAAGCGTATGCAGAAATTCATCCTATTGACGCTAAAACACTATCATTAGAAACAGGTGACTATGTTAGAATTACGACCAAACGAGGTTCAATTAGCGTACTTGCAAGAATTGTAGACTCGGTCATGCCAGGTTCGGTGTTCATCCCGTTTCATTATGGAGCATTAACGGAGGAAGAAGCTGCTAATATCCTTACGGTCGATATTTGGGATCAAGTATCCAAGCAGCCGCGTTTTAAAGCTGGCGCCTGTAAAGTTGAAAAATTACTAGAAAAGAAATAA
- a CDS encoding ABC transporter ATP-binding protein — MNILQIENLSKVYGKGDTAVKALDNVSFSVKKGEFVVIIGPSGSGKSTLLHLLGGVDRPSSGKVLIDNTDIYSLNETQLAIFRRRQIGLIYQFYNLIPILTVEENITLPMLLDEHKVDPEHLKKIIGTLGLENRLNHLPNQLSGGQQQRVSIGRALISNPAIMLADEPTGNLDSKNSGEIIELLKMFNKTYNQTLIVITHDERIALQADRVISIEDGRIAKDEVIRP; from the coding sequence ATGAATATTTTACAAATTGAAAATCTGTCTAAGGTCTATGGCAAAGGAGACACAGCAGTTAAAGCACTAGATAATGTATCGTTTTCTGTGAAAAAAGGGGAGTTTGTCGTGATTATTGGTCCATCAGGATCAGGGAAGTCAACTCTACTTCATCTTCTTGGTGGTGTTGATCGGCCATCTAGCGGAAAGGTATTAATAGATAATACCGATATCTATAGCTTAAATGAAACACAATTAGCGATTTTTAGAAGACGACAAATCGGACTTATTTATCAGTTTTACAATTTGATTCCGATTTTAACAGTTGAAGAGAATATTACCCTGCCAATGCTATTAGATGAGCATAAGGTCGATCCAGAGCATTTAAAGAAGATTATTGGTACATTAGGGTTAGAAAATCGCTTAAACCATTTACCAAATCAGCTTTCTGGTGGTCAGCAGCAGAGGGTTTCCATAGGACGTGCTTTAATCAGTAATCCTGCGATTATGCTAGCAGATGAGCCTACTGGAAATTTAGATAGCAAAAACAGCGGTGAAATTATTGAGCTTTTAAAAATGTTCAATAAAACGTATAACCAAACATTAATTGTGATTACACATGATGAACGTATTGCCTTACAAGCTGATCGTGTGATTTCAATTGAGGACGGAAGGATCGCAAAGGATGAGGTGATCCGTCCATGA